The genomic segment CCTACGGCATAGAGGGTGAGGTAGGAGACAATAGGGGAAAGATGGAGATCGGGGCTGAGGGAGGCACGGCCTCCGCCTACTCCTGGACCGACGCCGAAGCCAACGCCATCGTCTCCGCCCACGGCATAGAGGGCAAGGTGGGAAAAAATAGTGGGGAGATGAAGATCAGGGCTCAAGGTGGCAGGGCCACCGCCGAAGCCACCGTTAAAGCCTTGGCCACAGCCAGCGCCGACGCCTTGGGCATAAGGGGTCAGGTTGGGAAAAATAGTAAGGAGATGAAGGTCAAGGCCACGGGCGGCACCGCCAAGACCACCACCAATGCCACCACCGCTAGTGCCTCCGCCAACGCCTACGCCCGCGCCTCTGCTTCCGCCCACGGCATATTTGGTGGGATGGGAGGCAATAGTGGTAATATGACCATCAGATCCCTGGGCGGCAAGGCCACCGCCTACGATACCGCCTTCGCCAACGCCATGGTCGACGCCATCGCCTACGGCATACGAGGGCAGGTGAGAAGCAATGAGGGCAAGATGGAGATCGAAACCCAGGGCGGCACCGCCGAGGCCACCGCCGCCAAAGCCACAACCTCTGCCAACGCTTGGGCCTACGGCATAGAGGGTGAGGTGGGAGACAATGATGGCAAGCTGGAGATCAGAGCTCAGAGCGGTGAGGCCAACGCCAACGCTACTGGCACCGGCACCGCCGACGCCTGGGCCGACGCCTACGGCATAAGGGGTACAGTGGGAAGCAATGGCGGCAAGATGACTATCACTGCTCAGAGTGACACCGCCACCGCCACTACCGCTGCCAAAGCCAAAACCTCCGCCTACGCCCAGGCCTACGGCATAGAGGGCAGGATAGGAGACAATATTGGTCATATGGTGATCAAGGCTCAGGGCGGCAAGGCCACCTCCAAGACTACCGGCACCGCCTGGGCCTGGGCCTGGGCCGACGCCTATGGCATAGATGGTGGGGTGGGAAGCAATGAGGGTAAGATGACCATCAGGGCTCAGGGCGGTGAGGCCGAAGCCACCGCCGCCGACGCCAATGCCTACACCATCGCCGCCGCCCACGGCATAGAGGGCAAAGTGGAAAAAAATAGTGGGGAGATGGAGATCAGGGCTCAGGGTGGCACCACCAACGCCACCACCACCACCAACGCCAAAGCCTCCGCCGACGCCAGCGCCCGGGCCTTCGGCATAGAGGGTCAGGTGGGAAGCAATGAGGGCAATATGAACATCGGGGCTCAGGGCGGTGAGGCCGAAGCCACTGCTGCTGAAACCACCGCCTACGGCAACGCCGACGCCCGGGCCAAGGCCTACGCCACCGCCTCCGCCTACGGCATAATTGGTGGGGTGGGAAGCAATGAGGGCAAGATGACCATCACGGCCACAGGCGGCAAGGCCAACGGTCACAGCTACATCTCCTCCTACGCCTTCGCCTCCGGCATAGAGGGTGATGTGGGAAAAAATAGTGGGGAAATGGAGATCAGGGCTGAGGGCGGCACGGCCACCACCACCGGCACCGGCACCACCAAGGCCTATGCAAGGGCCATTGGCATAGGCAGCTCTGCTGATCTCTACAATGAGGGGCAGCTAGAGGTGATGGCCCGGGCGGGACGATATTCCACCGATGGCGGAACAACGTATCAGAGTGATTCTGCCAGGGCCGTGGGTATTTCTTTTTCAGGGGAGGCAGAACTTGACTCCCGTGCTCTTATTTCAGTGAGCGCCCTGCCGGCACAGGATGAGGCGGGTAAGGCAATAGCCTTAGGCACTGGCAAGACTCTCCACGCCTATCAAGTCTATAGCGGGGAAGACTTAAGCATAAAGGGCTATGCCATGAAGTTTAATAATCAGGCGCAGGTTACTGCTGATTATAAGGGAACTATTGGCGTTGCCGAGGGCAAAAGAGTCACCTTTGCCCCCGATGCACAAGTCTATGCCTTCACCGATAATGATTTTGGCAAGGTGCCCAATTACAGCATACCTATGTTGGTTGAGGGGGAGACTCGCAGATATAATCAATTCTCCGCGGCCCAGCTTGTCGTCAGTAGCCCGGACTATAGTATATCTTTGCTTGACAGTAATGGCGGAACACTTCAAAGGCTGGCCATAAAGTATACTCCCGAGGTTTCCACTCCTCTGGTCTCAGCACAGGTCAATCAAAAGATGCTGGCCAGTGGCACCACCATTGTAACGAACAACTCTTTATCGCCTATGCTTGCCATGATGGACAGGAGCAATCCTCAAACTTCGGCCTACGACGGTGTTCTTCTTGCCAGCACATCACCTGTCCTGGCTGTCCCTGATATGGAGATTTTACCCCAAAAAAGGGGCTGGGCCTTTGCCATGCCCTATTATAGTAATGTGAGTAACAATGCCTCGCCCATGGGCTATGATGCCGATATTTATGGGGCCACGGCTGGATATAACCACTGGATAGACTCTGATCTCATCCTTGGTTTTCATGCTGGTTATGGTTCCGGTGATATTAATTATACGGGCAAGGGCTATGAGCAGAAGAAGGAGAATCTTAAGGCTGGATCCCTCGGGGTGCAAAGCCTGTATCGTTTTGCTGATGACTGGTTGTTACAGAGCATAGCCTCCTTTTATTATAGCAGTAACGATTATAGCGATAATAACCCGCTCAACCGGGAGCAGGGCGACTAC from the Desulfotalea psychrophila LSv54 genome contains:
- a CDS encoding autotransporter outer membrane beta-barrel domain-containing protein — translated: MKDVERRGRRKVYAAKSALAGLLALSMGTTNVWAGVTIGEGGSGYWNNPYFYALANGETATNTTPIKHGESTGPIIDKLMADKGYLSGIMVGSGSLNNEGEIHLYFKNETGDVRLYGIEGDTSRNGADIELRAEVGTATSTPAKASAFAYGIQGEVGSNEGKMIIKVEGGTASSASTYAHAYAYAYAYAYGIRGEVGDNIGHMTIKAEGGKVTSNATGTAYATAYAKAYGIWGNVTNNSGAMEIRAQGSKATSKATDNAFADTSAVAYAIRGTVGSNEGKMSITAQGGEDEATSTAQAYAQAYDQAYGIWSGVKSNIGKMGIKAQGGTATSNATNIAYAYTPASAYGIKGGVGNNSGEMEISAQGGTATSTTVTAKAKSFAHAYAKTYGIEGEVGDNRGKMEIGAEGGTASAYSWTDAEANAIVSAHGIEGKVGKNSGEMKIRAQGGRATAEATVKALATASADALGIRGQVGKNSKEMKVKATGGTAKTTTNATTASASANAYARASASAHGIFGGMGGNSGNMTIRSLGGKATAYDTAFANAMVDAIAYGIRGQVRSNEGKMEIETQGGTAEATAAKATTSANAWAYGIEGEVGDNDGKLEIRAQSGEANANATGTGTADAWADAYGIRGTVGSNGGKMTITAQSDTATATTAAKAKTSAYAQAYGIEGRIGDNIGHMVIKAQGGKATSKTTGTAWAWAWADAYGIDGGVGSNEGKMTIRAQGGEAEATAADANAYTIAAAHGIEGKVEKNSGEMEIRAQGGTTNATTTTNAKASADASARAFGIEGQVGSNEGNMNIGAQGGEAEATAAETTAYGNADARAKAYATASAYGIIGGVGSNEGKMTITATGGKANGHSYISSYAFASGIEGDVGKNSGEMEIRAEGGTATTTGTGTTKAYARAIGIGSSADLYNEGQLEVMARAGRYSTDGGTTYQSDSARAVGISFSGEAELDSRALISVSALPAQDEAGKAIALGTGKTLHAYQVYSGEDLSIKGYAMKFNNQAQVTADYKGTIGVAEGKRVTFAPDAQVYAFTDNDFGKVPNYSIPMLVEGETRRYNQFSAAQLVVSSPDYSISLLDSNGGTLQRLAIKYTPEVSTPLVSAQVNQKMLASGTTIVTNNSLSPMLAMMDRSNPQTSAYDGVLLASTSPVLAVPDMEILPQKRGWAFAMPYYSNVSNNASPMGYDADIYGATAGYNHWIDSDLILGFHAGYGSGDINYTGKGYEQKKENLKAGSLGVQSLYRFADDWLLQSIASFYYSSNDYSDNNPLNREQGDYHGYGVNANLDLDYVFSFTNNRLVPSVGLRYLWQHVDSYTAYNLDNADIHYGDMDENQLYANLGLDWYGDYQTESNWQIVPSLGLGIEQALTDNKFGNSMGVGSIIIPVTNSMDKTSVSARASIEFVKDSYALSAGYAGAYSNDTKNSSFYLQMKYFF